One window from the genome of Hoplias malabaricus isolate fHopMal1 chromosome 18, fHopMal1.hap1, whole genome shotgun sequence encodes:
- the LOC136674649 gene encoding GTP-binding protein Di-Ras2, producing MPEQSNDYRVVVFGAGGVGKSSLVLRFVKGTFRESYIPTIEDTYRQVISCDKSICTLQITDTTGSHQFPAMQRLSISKGHAFILVYSITSKQSLEELKPIFEQICQIKGDIENIPIMLVGNKIDETNCREVESSDGEALSKRWKCAFMETSAKTNHNVKELFQELLNLEKRRTVSLQIDGKKNKQQKRAEKLKGKCIVM from the coding sequence ATGCCAGAGCAGAGCAATGATTATCGGGTGGTGGTGTTTGGAGCTGGAGGAGTTGGGAAGAGTTCCCTTGTCCTACGCTTTGTGAAGGGAACCTTCCGCGAGAGCTACATCCCCACCATTGAGGACACCTACAGGCAAGTAATCAGCTGTGACAAGAGCATCTGCACTTTGCAGATCACTGACACCACGGGTAGCCACCAGTTTCCCGCCATGCAGCGCTTGTCCATCTCCAAGGGACACGCCTTCATCCTGGTGTATTCCATCACGAGCAAGCAGTCACTGGAAGAGCTGAAGCCCATTTTTGAACAGATCTGCCAAATCAAGGGTGACATAGAGAACATCCCTATCATGCTGGTGGGCAACAAGATAGATGAGACAAATTGCCGGGAAGTGGAAAGCAGTGATGGCGAGGCACTGTCAAAGAGATGGAAGTGTGCTTTTATGGAGACCTCAGCAAAGACGAACCACAATGTAAAGGAGCTTTTCCAGGAGCTGCTCAACCTGGAAAAGCGCAGGACTGTCAGCCTCCAGATCGATGGCAAAAAGAACAAGCAGCAGAAAAGGGCAGAGAAGCTAAAGGGCAAGTGCATTGTTATGTGA